The following coding sequences are from one Gossypium raimondii isolate GPD5lz chromosome 4, ASM2569854v1, whole genome shotgun sequence window:
- the LOC105779601 gene encoding uncharacterized protein LOC105779601 isoform X1, with protein sequence MMGNNREFICLSYDLIGNGYFQKLTFVVLIYFSCFAINQVGASIHEYQNQSFFRRSNSFFFHGGSEGLYASKLHVDPDKKPSPEENHLNGKSFIRFESITFRRPKESAEKKNEMQQKTGLVEAIIVEVKDREKIGGSYLHSAAICCTPDLSKEGSCNVGEVIIHQDPNYPYNPQRIQTFFEGKTEETTMVLQTVEINHTGMYYLYFMFCDPELMGTTISGRTVWRNPEGYLPGKMAPLMTYFGLMSLAYLGLGLVWFLWSVQYWKDIIQLQYHITAVIGLGMCEMALWYFEYANFNATGNRPMGITLWAVTFTAVKKTVSRLLLLVVSMGYGVVRPTLGGVIFKVLLLGLTYFVFSEALGLVENLGNIDDLTGKARLFLVLPVSLLDACFIIWIFSALSQTLEKLQIRRSMAKFALYRKFTNSLAISVLLSIAWVGYELYFNAADPLSELWQRAWIIPAFWNLLAFVLLVVICSLWAPSNNPTRYAYSEETGDELEEEGISLTSSSVLLAGESANKQLERKERRASNADLFRLGEEVEEDKRE encoded by the exons atgatGGGCAACAACAGAGAATTCATTTGTTTGTCTTATGATCTGATTGGAAATGGGTATTTTCAGAAACTCACATTTGTAGTATTAATATATTTCAGCTGCTTTGCCATAAACCAAGTGGGTGCTTCCATCCATGAATATCAAAACCAAAGCTTTTTTCGCCGTTctaattctttcttcttccatGGTGGAAGTGAAGGCCTTTATGCTTCAAAGCTTCACGTTGATCCTGACAAAAAGCCTTCTCCTGAGGAAAATCATCTCAATGGCAAGTCTTTTATCAG GTTTGAGTCAATCACCTTTCGAAGACCGAAAGAGTCTGCTGAAAAAAAGAATGAGATGCAGCAAAAAACTGGATTGGTTGAGGCTATAATAGTTGAGGTAAAAGACAGGGAGAAAATTGGAGGTTCGTATTTGCATTCTGCCGCAATATGTTGCACTCCGGATCTTTCTAAGGAAGGATCCTGCAATGTAGGGGAGGTTATCATCCACCAAGATCCAAATTACCCTTATAATCCGCAACGAATACAAACCTTCTTTGAAGGAAAAACGGAAGAGACTACTATGGTGCTACAAACAGTTGAGATCAATCATACTGGAATGTACTATTTGTATTTCATGTTTTGCGATCCAGAACTCATGGGCACGACGATCAGTGGAAGAACTGTCTGGAGAAATCCTGAAGGTTATCTTCCAGGAAAGATGGCACCACTAATGACATATTTTGGGTTAATGTCTCTGGCATATCTTGGTCTAGGTCTTGTCTGGTTTCTGTGGTCTGTCCAATACTGGAAAGATATAATACAACTGCAGTACCACATTACAGCAGTGATAGGTCTGGGAATGTGTGAAATGGCTCTATGGTACTTTGAATATGCAAATTTTAATGCAACCGGAAACAGACCAATGGGAATCACACTTTGGGCAGTTACCTTCACTGCTGTTAAAAAGACAGTCTCCCGTCTACTCCTTTTAGTGGTATCAATGGGCTATGGTGTTGTGCGGCCAACCCTTGGAGGTGTAATCTTCAAAGTTCTCCTTCTTGGCCTGACATACTTTGTCTTTTCAGAAGCACTCGGGCTGGTTGAAAATCTGGGGAATATTGATGACTTAACTGGAAAAGCGAGGCTGTTTCTGGTTCTACCTGTTTCTCTGTTGGATGCTTGCTTCATAATCTGGATCTTTTCGGCATTGTCCCAAACTCTAGAGAAGCTTCAG ATTAGAAGGAGCATGGCCAAGTTTGCACTCTACCGGAAGTTTACCAATTCACTAGCAATATCAGTTCTGCTCTCCATTGCTTGGGTTGGTTACGAG TTGTACTTTAATGCAGCTGACCCATTAAGTGAGTTGTGGCAAAGAGCTTGGATAATCCCGGCTTTCTGGAATCTTCTTGCATTTGTACTTTTGGTGGTGATATGCAGTCTTTGGGCTCCGTCAAATAATCCGACACG ATATGCCTATAGTGAGGAAACAGGGGATGAGCTTGAAGAGGAGGGTATCTCACTCACTAGCAGTAGTGTTCTATTGGCCGGAGAATCGGCAAACAAGCAGCTGGAAAGGAAGGAGAGGAGGGCATCAAATGCTGATTTATTCAGGCTCGGTGAAGAGGTCGAGGAGGATAAAAGAGAATAG
- the LOC105779601 gene encoding uncharacterized protein LOC105779601 isoform X2, with protein MMGNNREFICLSYDLIGNGYFQKLTFVVLIYFSCFAINQVGASIHEYQNQSFFRRSNSFFFHGGSEGLYASKLHVDPDKKPSPEENHLNGKSFIRFESITFRRPKESAEKKNEMQQKTGLVEAIIVEVKDREKIGGSYLHSAAICCTPDLSKEGSCNVGEVIIHQDPNYPYNPQRIQTFFEGKTEETTMVLQTVEINHTGMYYLYFMFCDPELMGTTISGRTVWRNPEGYLPGKMAPLMTYFGLMSLAYLGLGLVWFLWSVQYWKDIIQLQYHITAVIGLGMCEMALWYFEYANFNATGNRPMGITLWAVTFTAVKKTVSRLLLLVVSMGYGVVRPTLGGVIFKVLLLGLTYFVFSEALGLVENLGNIDDLTGKARLFLVLPVSLLDACFIIWIFSALSQTLEKLQIRRSMAKFALYRKFTNSLAISVLLSIAWVGYELYFNAADPLSELWQRAWIIPAFWNLLAFVLLVVICSLWAPSNNPTR; from the exons atgatGGGCAACAACAGAGAATTCATTTGTTTGTCTTATGATCTGATTGGAAATGGGTATTTTCAGAAACTCACATTTGTAGTATTAATATATTTCAGCTGCTTTGCCATAAACCAAGTGGGTGCTTCCATCCATGAATATCAAAACCAAAGCTTTTTTCGCCGTTctaattctttcttcttccatGGTGGAAGTGAAGGCCTTTATGCTTCAAAGCTTCACGTTGATCCTGACAAAAAGCCTTCTCCTGAGGAAAATCATCTCAATGGCAAGTCTTTTATCAG GTTTGAGTCAATCACCTTTCGAAGACCGAAAGAGTCTGCTGAAAAAAAGAATGAGATGCAGCAAAAAACTGGATTGGTTGAGGCTATAATAGTTGAGGTAAAAGACAGGGAGAAAATTGGAGGTTCGTATTTGCATTCTGCCGCAATATGTTGCACTCCGGATCTTTCTAAGGAAGGATCCTGCAATGTAGGGGAGGTTATCATCCACCAAGATCCAAATTACCCTTATAATCCGCAACGAATACAAACCTTCTTTGAAGGAAAAACGGAAGAGACTACTATGGTGCTACAAACAGTTGAGATCAATCATACTGGAATGTACTATTTGTATTTCATGTTTTGCGATCCAGAACTCATGGGCACGACGATCAGTGGAAGAACTGTCTGGAGAAATCCTGAAGGTTATCTTCCAGGAAAGATGGCACCACTAATGACATATTTTGGGTTAATGTCTCTGGCATATCTTGGTCTAGGTCTTGTCTGGTTTCTGTGGTCTGTCCAATACTGGAAAGATATAATACAACTGCAGTACCACATTACAGCAGTGATAGGTCTGGGAATGTGTGAAATGGCTCTATGGTACTTTGAATATGCAAATTTTAATGCAACCGGAAACAGACCAATGGGAATCACACTTTGGGCAGTTACCTTCACTGCTGTTAAAAAGACAGTCTCCCGTCTACTCCTTTTAGTGGTATCAATGGGCTATGGTGTTGTGCGGCCAACCCTTGGAGGTGTAATCTTCAAAGTTCTCCTTCTTGGCCTGACATACTTTGTCTTTTCAGAAGCACTCGGGCTGGTTGAAAATCTGGGGAATATTGATGACTTAACTGGAAAAGCGAGGCTGTTTCTGGTTCTACCTGTTTCTCTGTTGGATGCTTGCTTCATAATCTGGATCTTTTCGGCATTGTCCCAAACTCTAGAGAAGCTTCAG ATTAGAAGGAGCATGGCCAAGTTTGCACTCTACCGGAAGTTTACCAATTCACTAGCAATATCAGTTCTGCTCTCCATTGCTTGGGTTGGTTACGAG TTGTACTTTAATGCAGCTGACCCATTAAGTGAGTTGTGGCAAAGAGCTTGGATAATCCCGGCTTTCTGGAATCTTCTTGCATTTGTACTTTTGGTGGTGATATGCAGTCTTTGGGCTCCGTCAAATAATCCGACACGGTAA
- the LOC105780629 gene encoding adenine/guanine permease AZG1, which translates to MEPHSPKKFLTRLNSAVANGRIGKRFKLTERNSTFTTELRAGTATFLTMAYILAVNASILADSGGPCSVSDCVPLCSDPSVPLSNCTGSTQRVIQPDVSCKFDPVNPGYASCLEKVRKDLIVATVASSLIGCVIMGAFANLPLALAPGMGTNAYFAYTVVGFHGSGSISYKNALAAVFIEGLIFLFISAIGFRAKLAKLVPKPVRISSSAGIGLFLAFIGLQNNQGIGLIGYNPSTLVTLAGCPSSSRISVAPVLELANSSVSLMPGGTVSGDIFCLRNRMESPTLWLGIVGFVIIAYCLVKNIKGAMIYGIVFVTAVSWFRGTKVTAFPNTDAGNSAHEYFKKVVDIHLIQSTAGALSFDTIGKGYFWEALITFLYVDILDTTGTLYSMARFAGFTDENGDFEGQYFAFMSDAMSIVVGSLLGTSPVTAFIESSTGIREGGRTGLTALTVAGYFLLAFFFTPLLASIPAWAVGPPLILVGVLMMRAVVEIEWDDMRQAIPAFVTLILMPLSYSIAYGLIGGIGTYIVLHIGDWARDVLVKYGVVKRREIAANGAHIQQHACVKAVEVDPV; encoded by the coding sequence ATGGAACCTCACTCACCCAAAAAGTTCCTAACTCGACTCAACTCAGCCGTGGCCAACGGTCGAATCGGGAAGCGTTTCAAACTCACTGAACGGAACTCCACTTTCACAACCGAGTTACGTGCCGGCACAGCGACGTTTCTCACCATGGCTTACATCTTAGCCGTCAATGCTTCCATCCTCGCCGACTCAGGCGGTCCTTGCAGCGTCTCAGATTGCGTTCCTTTGTGCTCTGACCCTTCTGTTCCATTGTCCAACTGTACCGGGTCAACCCAAAGAGTCATCCAGCCCGATGTCTCATGCAAATTCGACCCGGTTAACCCGGGATACGCTTCATGTTTGGAGAAAGTACGTAAAGATCTCATAGTAGCCACTGTCGCTTCGTCTCTTATTGGCTGCGTAATCATGGGTGCTTTCGCGAATTTGCCCCTAGCTTTGGCTCCCGGTATGGGTACAAATGCTTATTTTGCCTATACCGTTGTCGGGTTTCACGGGTCGGGTAGTATCTCTTATAAGAATGCTTTAGCCGCCGTCTTCATTGAAGGGTTAATCTTTTTGTTCATTTCAGCTATTGGATTCCGGGCCAAGTTAGCTAAGTTGGTTCCCAAACCCGTCCGGATCAGCTCGTCAGCCGGCATCGGGCTTTTTCTCGCGTTTATTGGGTTACAAAATAACCAAGGAATCGGATTAATCGGGTATAATCCATCAACCCTTGTGACCCTCGCCGGGTGCCCGAGTTCGTCCCGGATTTCAGTTGCCCCGGTTTTAGAATTGGCTAACTCAAGCGTCAGTCTAATGCCTGGAGGTACTGTTTCCGGCGACATATTTTGCCTACGTAACAGAATGGAGAGTCCCACACTATGGCTTGGAATCGTCGGCTTTGTCATTATAGCTTATTGCTTGGTGAAAAATATTAAGGGTGCTATGATTTACGGTATAGTATTTGTAACGGCGGTTTCATGGTTCCGTGGCACTAAAGTGACGGCTTTTCCGAACACCGACGCCGGTAATTCCGCCCATGAGTATTTCAAGAAAGTTGTTGATATCCATTTAATTCAAAGTACAGCTGGGGCGTTGAGTTTTGATACTATTGGTAAAGGCTACTTTTGGGAGGCTTTGATCACGTTCTTATATGTTGACATATTGGATACAACTGGTACGTTATATTCCATGGCCAGATTTGCCGGTTTCACCGACGAAAACGGGGATTTCGAGGGTCAATATTTCGCTTTCATGTCCGACGCCATGTCAATCGTCGTGGGATCGTTGCTCGGGACATCACCGGTAACAGCTTTCATCGAATCATCAACAGGGATACGAGAAGGTGGACGAACAGGACTCACAGCTTTAACAGTGGCGGGATATTTTCTGCTAGCTTTCTTCTTCACACCGCTTTTGGCGTCGATACCAGCATGGGCGGTGGGGCCGCCGCTAATACTGGTGGGAGTGTTGATGATGAGAGCAGTGGTGGAAATTGAGTGGGATGATATGAGGCAGGCAATCCCTGCTTTTGTGACATTGATATTGATGCCTTTAAGCTATTCGATAGCATATGGGCTAATTGGTGGGATTGGGACTTACATTGTCTTACACATTGGGGACTGGGCGAGGGATGTGCTGGTAAAGTATGGCGTCGTAAAAAGAAGAGAGATTGCGGCCAATGGGGCACATATTCAGCAACATGCATGTGTAAAAGCAGTTGAAGTTGATCCTGTTTAG
- the LOC105779601 gene encoding uncharacterized protein LOC105779601 isoform X4, whose amino-acid sequence MMGNNREFICLSYDLIGNGYFQKLTFVVLIYFSCFAINQVGASIHEYQNQSFFRRSNSFFFHGGSEGLYASKLHVDPDKKPSPEENHLNGKSFIRFESITFRRPKESAEKKNEMQQKTGLVEAIIVEVKDREKIGGSYLHSAAICCTPDLSKEGSCNVGEVIIHQDPNYPYNPQRIQTFFEGKTEETTMVLQTVEINHTGMYYLYFMFCDPELMGTTISGRTVWRNPEGYLPGKMAPLMTYFGLMSLAYLGLGLVWFLWSVQYWKDIIQLQYHITAVIGLGMCEMALWYFEYANFNATGNRPMGITLWAVTFTAVKKTVSRLLLLVVSMGYGVVRPTLGGVIFKVLLLGLTYFVFSEALGLVENLGNIDDLTGKARLFLVLPVSLLDACFIIWIFSALSQTLEKLQISILLVLSNSENSSQLRFSRQRRFFIFHF is encoded by the exons atgatGGGCAACAACAGAGAATTCATTTGTTTGTCTTATGATCTGATTGGAAATGGGTATTTTCAGAAACTCACATTTGTAGTATTAATATATTTCAGCTGCTTTGCCATAAACCAAGTGGGTGCTTCCATCCATGAATATCAAAACCAAAGCTTTTTTCGCCGTTctaattctttcttcttccatGGTGGAAGTGAAGGCCTTTATGCTTCAAAGCTTCACGTTGATCCTGACAAAAAGCCTTCTCCTGAGGAAAATCATCTCAATGGCAAGTCTTTTATCAG GTTTGAGTCAATCACCTTTCGAAGACCGAAAGAGTCTGCTGAAAAAAAGAATGAGATGCAGCAAAAAACTGGATTGGTTGAGGCTATAATAGTTGAGGTAAAAGACAGGGAGAAAATTGGAGGTTCGTATTTGCATTCTGCCGCAATATGTTGCACTCCGGATCTTTCTAAGGAAGGATCCTGCAATGTAGGGGAGGTTATCATCCACCAAGATCCAAATTACCCTTATAATCCGCAACGAATACAAACCTTCTTTGAAGGAAAAACGGAAGAGACTACTATGGTGCTACAAACAGTTGAGATCAATCATACTGGAATGTACTATTTGTATTTCATGTTTTGCGATCCAGAACTCATGGGCACGACGATCAGTGGAAGAACTGTCTGGAGAAATCCTGAAGGTTATCTTCCAGGAAAGATGGCACCACTAATGACATATTTTGGGTTAATGTCTCTGGCATATCTTGGTCTAGGTCTTGTCTGGTTTCTGTGGTCTGTCCAATACTGGAAAGATATAATACAACTGCAGTACCACATTACAGCAGTGATAGGTCTGGGAATGTGTGAAATGGCTCTATGGTACTTTGAATATGCAAATTTTAATGCAACCGGAAACAGACCAATGGGAATCACACTTTGGGCAGTTACCTTCACTGCTGTTAAAAAGACAGTCTCCCGTCTACTCCTTTTAGTGGTATCAATGGGCTATGGTGTTGTGCGGCCAACCCTTGGAGGTGTAATCTTCAAAGTTCTCCTTCTTGGCCTGACATACTTTGTCTTTTCAGAAGCACTCGGGCTGGTTGAAAATCTGGGGAATATTGATGACTTAACTGGAAAAGCGAGGCTGTTTCTGGTTCTACCTGTTTCTCTGTTGGATGCTTGCTTCATAATCTGGATCTTTTCGGCATTGTCCCAAACTCTAGAGAAGCTTCAG ATTTCTATTTTGCTTGTTTTGAGCAATAGTGAAAATAGCTCGCAACTTCGCTTTAGCAGACAGAGAAGATTTTTTATCTTTCATTTCTAA
- the LOC105779602 gene encoding glycerol-3-phosphate dehydrogenase [NAD(+)] 2, chloroplastic, protein MEALLEPVFVFKLNPSFTTKNPCTVHFPNLPKIPSKPLVVATCCAGTPSPSPLLPQDSDQNPLQLSPDRTRDRRKVVRIAWEKLVRWSRSWRSKAKTDVLERTKKVVVLGGGSFGTAMAAHVANRKAQMEVSMLVRDPAVCRSINENHFNYKYFPEHKLPENVTATSDAKTALLGADYCLHAVPVQFSTSFLEGIAEHVDPGLPFISLSKGLELNTLRMMSQIIPQALKNPRQPFIALSGPSFALELMNKLPTAMVVASKDKKLAHAVQQLLSCSHLRISTSRDVTGVEIAGALKNVLAIAAGIVEGMNLGNNSMAALVAQGCSEIRWLATKMGGKPATITGLSGTGDIMLTCFVNLSRNKRVGVRLGSGEELEDILSSMNQVAEGVSTAGAVIALAQKYNVKMPVLTAVARIMDSELTPKKAVLELMSLPQVEEV, encoded by the exons ATGGAAGCACTTCTTGAACCAGTTTTCGTATTTAAGCTGAATCCATCTTTCACTACAAAAAACCCATGTACTGTTCACTTTCCGAACCTTCCAAAGATACCCTCAAAGCCACTTGTGGTTGCCACTTGTTGTGCAGGAACTCCTTCACCGTCTCCTTTACTCCCCCAAGATTCCGACCAAAACCCACTTCAGCTTTCCCCTGATAGGACCCGGGATCGCCGGAAAGTGGTTCGCATTGCTTGGGAGAAGCTTGTTAGATGGTCTCGTTCTTGGCGCTCCAAGGCCAAAACTGATGTTCTTGAACGAACTAAAAAG GTGGTGGTGCTAGGAGGGGGATCTTTTGGGACTGCAATGGCGGCTCATGTTGCTAACAGGAAGGCACAAATGGAAGTTAGTATGCTTGTACGTGATCCTGCGGTTTGCCGGTCTATTAATGAGAACCATTTTAATTA TAAGTACTTCCCTGAACACAAGCTACCAGAAAATGTGACTGCAACTTCTGATGCCAAAACTGCTTTGCTTGGGGCAGATTATTGCCTTCATGCTGTACCTGTGCAG TTTAGTACATCCTTTCTCGAAGGAATTGCAGAGCATGTTGATCCTGGCTTACCATTTATATCCCTTAGCAAAGGCTTAGAGCTCAATACATTGAGGATGATGTCTCAAATCATTCCTCAAGCATTAAAGAACCCTCGCCAACCTTTTATTGCACTATCAGGGCCTTCCTTTGCGTTGGAATTAATGAACAAACTACCAACAG CAATGGTGGTGGCatcaaaagacaaaaaattGGCCCATGCTGTTCAGCAGCTATTGTCTTGTAGTCATTTACGGATCAGCACTTCAAG GGATGTTACAGGGGTTGAAATTGCAGGTGCCCTCAAGAATGTACTTGCGATTGCTGCTGGGATTGTTGAAGGCATGAATCTTGGTAATAATTCCATGGCAGCTCTTGTAGCACAAGGTTGTTCTGAGATACGATGGCTAGCAACAAAG ATGGGTGGAAAGCCGGCAACAATTACTGGTCTATCTGGAACTGGGGACATCATGCTTACATGTTTTGTAAAtctttcaagaaataaaagagttggAGTTCGTCTTGGATCAGGGGAGGAACTCGAAGATATACTCAGTTCCATGAATCAG GTAGCTGAAGGTGTGTCAACTGCTGGAGCTGTGATTGCACTGGCCcaaaaatataatgttaaaatGCCGGTCCTGACAGCAGTTGCTCGGATCATGGACAGCGAGCTAACCCCAAAGAAGGCTGTTCTTGAATTAATGAGCCTCCCTCAG GTTGAAGAAGTTTGA
- the LOC105779600 gene encoding DEAD-box ATP-dependent RNA helicase 17, which yields MKKTQKTNKEKESNTKTRTKESEIFASCSFSSLGLHSTLSEQLQERLGFEAPTLVQAQAIPVILSGRHVLVNAETGSGKTIAYLAPIIHYLQGYNPRIERSHGTFALVLVPTRELCLQVYEILQKLLHRFHWIVPGYVMGGENRNKEKARLRKGISILIATPGRLLDHLKNTSSFVHTNLRWIIFDEADRILELGFGKDIEEILDLLGSRANESVEKGKSSEFQRQNLLLSATLNEKVNHLSKISLENPVMIGLDNMKMQPDSSVNQTGSLGSDVDEDLDYSIKSVNSSSGDYRLPAQLVQRFVKVPCGSRLAVLLSILKHLFEREASQKVVVFFSTCDAVDFHYMLLSEFQWSPYSQFEEELKQMFLKCKTFRLHGNMKQEDRRTTFSAFKTEKSALLVSTDVAARGLDFPKVRCIIQYDSPGEASEYVHRVGRTARLGERGESLLFLQPIEVDYLQDLEKHGVSLTEYPLLKIIDSFPLHSQMHRVKKFVSLESHPWVVSLQRELESYISAEPKIKKQAKDAFCSWVRAYTAHRGDLKQIFMVKKLHLGHVAKSFALREQPSLVGKTFQNQSKKRKRDLKQKQKGLFKKRKVASKT from the exons atgaagaaaacccaaaaaacaaacaaagagaAAGAATCAAACACCAAAACCCGAACCAAAGAATCGGAGATATTTGCTTCGTGTTCATTCTCCAGTCTTGGCCTCCACTCCACTCTGTCTGAACAACTACAAG AAAGGTTGGGTTTTGAAGCTCCAACTCTTGTCCAAGCTCAAGCTATTCCTGTTATACTCTCTGGTCGTCATGT ACTTGTTAATGCAGAAACGGGGTCTGGCAAAACAATAGCATATTTGGCTCCAATCATTCATTACTTGCAGGGTTACAATCCCCGAATTGAGCGCTCTCACGGtacttttg CGTTGGTCCTTGTACCAACGCGTGAGTTATGTTTGCAGGTGTATGAGATTCTGCAGAAGTTGTTGCATCGTTTTCATTGGATTGTTCCTGGTTATGTAATGGGTGGTGAAAACAGGAATAAAGAGAAAGCCAGGCTGCGGAAAG GCATTTCTATTCTTATTGCAACACCTGGACGGCTGTTGGATCACTTAAAAAACACATCATCTTTTGTGCACACAAATTTGCGGTGGATAATCTTTGATGAAGCGGACAG AATTCTGGAGTTAGGATTTGGAAAAGATATTGAAGAGATATTGGATCTTTTGGGTTCTAGGGCAAACGAATCTGTTGAAAAGGGAAAATCCTCTGAATTTCAAAgacaaaatttgctattatcAGCTACattaaatgaaaaagtaaacCATCTTAGTAAAATTAGTTTAGAAAATCCTGTAATGATTGGTCTTGATAACATGAAGATGCAACCAGATTCATCAGTTAACCAAACTGGATCTCTGGGATCCGATGTAGATGAGGACCTTGATTACTCAATCAAGTCTGTAAATTCTTCAAGTGGGGATTATAGGCTTCCAGCTCAATTGGTTCAGAGATTTGTTAAGG TGCCCTGTGGTTCACGGCTTGCTGTACTTCTTTCCATTCTAAAACATCTTTTCGAGAGAGAAGCTTCCCAAAAG GTTGTGGTATTCTTTTCAACATGTGATGCAGTGGATTTTCACTACATGCTGTTGAGTGAGTTCCAGTGGTCACCCTACTCGCAATTTGAAGAAGAACTTAAGCAGATGTTTCTGAAATGCAAAACTTTTAGGTTACATGGGAATATGAAGCAGGAAGATAGAAGAACCACCTTCAGTGCCTTCAAAACAGAAAAATCGGCACTTCTTGTCTCTACAGATGTTGCTGCTAGGGGCTTAGATTTTCCAAAAGTTAGATGTATCATACAGTATGATTCTCCAGGGGAGGCCTCTGAATATGTGCATAG AGTAGGTAGGACGGCTCGACTGGGTGAAAGAGGAGAATCCTTACTATTTCTACAACCAATAGAAGTGGATTACTTGCAAGATCTAGAGAAACATGGTGTGTCATTGACAGAGTATCCACTCCTCAAAATAATAGATTCTTTCCCATTGCACAGTCAAATGCATCGTGTCAAGAAGTTTGTTTCTTTAGAATCACATCCATGGGTTGTATCTCTTCAGAGGGAGCTTGAATCATACATCTCAGCTGAG CCAAAGATTAAGAAACAAGCGAAGGATGCATTTTGCTCTTGGGTCCGTGCATACACAGCACATCGTGGAGACCTGAAACAGATTTTCATGGTGAAGAAGCTTCATTTAGGGCATGTTGCAAAAAGTTTTGCATTAAGAGAGCAGCCATCATTGGTTGGAAAGACATTCCAAAACCAATCGAAAAAGAGGAAGAGGGATCTGAAGCAGAAGCAGAAAGGTCTATTTAAGAAGAGGAAAGTTGCCAGTAAAACATGA
- the LOC105779601 gene encoding uncharacterized protein LOC105779601 isoform X3, which produces MGLYASKLHVDPDKKPSPEENHLNGKSFIRFESITFRRPKESAEKKNEMQQKTGLVEAIIVEVKDREKIGGSYLHSAAICCTPDLSKEGSCNVGEVIIHQDPNYPYNPQRIQTFFEGKTEETTMVLQTVEINHTGMYYLYFMFCDPELMGTTISGRTVWRNPEGYLPGKMAPLMTYFGLMSLAYLGLGLVWFLWSVQYWKDIIQLQYHITAVIGLGMCEMALWYFEYANFNATGNRPMGITLWAVTFTAVKKTVSRLLLLVVSMGYGVVRPTLGGVIFKVLLLGLTYFVFSEALGLVENLGNIDDLTGKARLFLVLPVSLLDACFIIWIFSALSQTLEKLQIRRSMAKFALYRKFTNSLAISVLLSIAWVGYELYFNAADPLSELWQRAWIIPAFWNLLAFVLLVVICSLWAPSNNPTRYAYSEETGDELEEEGISLTSSSVLLAGESANKQLERKERRASNADLFRLGEEVEEDKRE; this is translated from the exons ATGG GCCTTTATGCTTCAAAGCTTCACGTTGATCCTGACAAAAAGCCTTCTCCTGAGGAAAATCATCTCAATGGCAAGTCTTTTATCAG GTTTGAGTCAATCACCTTTCGAAGACCGAAAGAGTCTGCTGAAAAAAAGAATGAGATGCAGCAAAAAACTGGATTGGTTGAGGCTATAATAGTTGAGGTAAAAGACAGGGAGAAAATTGGAGGTTCGTATTTGCATTCTGCCGCAATATGTTGCACTCCGGATCTTTCTAAGGAAGGATCCTGCAATGTAGGGGAGGTTATCATCCACCAAGATCCAAATTACCCTTATAATCCGCAACGAATACAAACCTTCTTTGAAGGAAAAACGGAAGAGACTACTATGGTGCTACAAACAGTTGAGATCAATCATACTGGAATGTACTATTTGTATTTCATGTTTTGCGATCCAGAACTCATGGGCACGACGATCAGTGGAAGAACTGTCTGGAGAAATCCTGAAGGTTATCTTCCAGGAAAGATGGCACCACTAATGACATATTTTGGGTTAATGTCTCTGGCATATCTTGGTCTAGGTCTTGTCTGGTTTCTGTGGTCTGTCCAATACTGGAAAGATATAATACAACTGCAGTACCACATTACAGCAGTGATAGGTCTGGGAATGTGTGAAATGGCTCTATGGTACTTTGAATATGCAAATTTTAATGCAACCGGAAACAGACCAATGGGAATCACACTTTGGGCAGTTACCTTCACTGCTGTTAAAAAGACAGTCTCCCGTCTACTCCTTTTAGTGGTATCAATGGGCTATGGTGTTGTGCGGCCAACCCTTGGAGGTGTAATCTTCAAAGTTCTCCTTCTTGGCCTGACATACTTTGTCTTTTCAGAAGCACTCGGGCTGGTTGAAAATCTGGGGAATATTGATGACTTAACTGGAAAAGCGAGGCTGTTTCTGGTTCTACCTGTTTCTCTGTTGGATGCTTGCTTCATAATCTGGATCTTTTCGGCATTGTCCCAAACTCTAGAGAAGCTTCAG ATTAGAAGGAGCATGGCCAAGTTTGCACTCTACCGGAAGTTTACCAATTCACTAGCAATATCAGTTCTGCTCTCCATTGCTTGGGTTGGTTACGAG TTGTACTTTAATGCAGCTGACCCATTAAGTGAGTTGTGGCAAAGAGCTTGGATAATCCCGGCTTTCTGGAATCTTCTTGCATTTGTACTTTTGGTGGTGATATGCAGTCTTTGGGCTCCGTCAAATAATCCGACACG ATATGCCTATAGTGAGGAAACAGGGGATGAGCTTGAAGAGGAGGGTATCTCACTCACTAGCAGTAGTGTTCTATTGGCCGGAGAATCGGCAAACAAGCAGCTGGAAAGGAAGGAGAGGAGGGCATCAAATGCTGATTTATTCAGGCTCGGTGAAGAGGTCGAGGAGGATAAAAGAGAATAG